CGGTACGCCACCGAGTTCAACGCCGGCACCGTCGCCGTGCCGAACACCGAGACGGTGAACGACATCGGCTTCGTGCTGCAGGCCGGCCAGCTGGTCGGCAAGTGGGCCAAGGCCGAGTGGGAAGTCTTCGGCCGCTACGACTTCATCAACCTCGCCGCCGAGCGCGTGGCCGACCCGTACGACAACCAGATCCACGAGATCACCGTCGGCACCAACGCCTACTGGCAGGGCCACAACGTGAAGGGCACGATCGACCTGACCTACCTGCCCAACGGCTCGCCGGTCACCAGCGACGGCAACGGCGTCCTGCAAAGCGCCGATGCCCAGTTCGTCCTCCGCGCTCAGCTTCAACTGGCGCTGTAGACGATCGATCGGTTTGAACGAGAACGACACCGGCACGCGTTGGGAACAACGCGTGCCGGTTTGCATTTACCGTGGCATGGGCGTCTCGCCCATGCGTGTCAATTGGATGGTTAATGTGATTGACGGCGCCCTGCGCTGATCACGCAGGTAGCCCACAAATCAGACGCTTTGCCCTTACCCGGTGCATGGGCGAGACGCCCATGCCACGGTAGGACCAGCCTTACACCAGTTCATCCCCGAACCACGCCACGATCTCGCGCTCAACGGCTTGATACTCCGCCGCCTCATCGGGATAGGTGAAGTGACCCGCCTGCCTGACGAACAGCTTCTTCCGCCCGGCAAGTGCATTGTGCACCGCGAACTGTCCCGGTGGCGGGACGGCGGGGTCGAACAGCGCCGCCGACACCAGCGTGGGAATGTGCGTGTGCAGCGCCGCCGTCGCCGAATCGAAGTACTGCAGCACGTCGACGACTTCCGGGTGCCGCTGGTGATACAGCCGCACCGCCTCGCCGCTGCCGTTGCACTGCATCGTCAGGCGCAATGGGTGGTTGCCGAAGCTGGGCACCTCCAGGAACGCCCGGGCCAAACGCGTGTCCCACGGCAGCGCCATCGCGCCAATGCCACCACCAAAGCTGGAACCGAAATAATGGATCGTCGGCAGGTCGGGGTGCAGCTCGTTCAGCACGTTCATCGCGGCCCAGAAGTCGGCGACGCACTTGCCGTGCAGGTAAGTGTCGCGCGACTCGATGCCGTACAGCACGTGCCGCGCGCCGTTGTCCGGCAGGTCTGGCCGCGCCGACCGATGGAAGCCTCGACCACAGGGGAAGATCGCCACCGCGTTCGCAAATACCGGCCCGTACGCCGGTGCCTCGCGCCCGCCGTACCCGTGGCCGACCACCATGCCGTGCCGCGGCGTGCGGTCGATCGGCACCGTGATCCACCCGCCCACGCGAAATCCGTCCAACGAATCGTACTCGATCTCGTAGGTCTTCACATCGCTGTGGTTCGGCGTCGCGATCTCGCGTAACGTCGGCCGCGGCGCGATCGCGCGCGTGCGGGCATTCAGGTCCTGCCAGAAGTCGGCAAAGTCGGGTGGGCCCAGCGACGCGCCCACCTGGCGCAACGCCGCTTCGTTGTAACCATACGTGGGATCAAACGGAAGATCGTGCTGAAACATCATCCGACACTTTACCGAAACAATGGGGATAACTCGATGCGCGTGAACGCCCGATCGGCCGCGCTCGTGCCCGCAGACAGGTGAATCACGCGATTGGCCGGCTCGAAGACCATCGACTGCAGCGTCATCGCGCCACCCACGTGCTGCAGCATCGCCTCAACCGATCGCTCGCCAATGCCACCGAAGTCGCGCGTGGACTGCTTCAGCAGATAATCGTATCGCGAGCAACGGCCCGGCGTAGCCAGATCGGCGCCGCGCTGATGATTCGTGCTGAGCAGCGCGGTGCGATCATCTGCCCGGCGAACCACGACGCCCTCGGGCGTGATCTCCGCCACCGCGCGGTCACCGGTAGCGTCCATCAGCATGAGATTGTTGGCCGTTTGCCGCGGCGTGTTCTTCAGGAATGCGATCGCTTCATCTACCGTCTTACATTGTTCCAGGACGGCGCGGTACAGCAGCGTGTAGGGCATGCCGGTGGGCATGCGCGGGCTGCGCGTCACCTCCATGTTGGCCAGCGACAGGCCGTGCTCGTTCATGCCCGACAGCACGCCGATCATGCCCGGCCAGCCGACCGACGCGAACGCGTACCGGTCGGCGGGCTTCACGATGAACAGCGTCGTGTGCTTGTCGGCCACGCCGAGCGACGGGAAGTCCAGGTTGCGCCCAAACCGCGCCACGCCATCGTTCGACGCCGCGGCGGGCAGGGTAACGGTGGAGCATGCGGTCATCGGCGTCAAATCGAGGAAGCACTGGGCGAGCATCGTGTCGCGACCATCAATGGCTGACCCCGCTGCCAGCGCCGCGATCTCATCTCGGTGTTCCGGCAGCGACAGCGCCGCAAAGGCGTTCGCCGCCAGCCGCGCCATCACGCGCTCGCTGCCACCGGCGAGGAAGACCATGAGGTACTTCTCGTGCAGCATGCGCACCGTGCCGCCCAGCGCCTTGCCATGGCCCGCGCCCATCTCCGCCGGCGAGCCGGACAGGTAGACCACCGGCACGGGAAACGTCTGTTCGACTGATTGGGTCGTTGCGCCTGTTTTCGCGCCCACAGCCGCGCCCGGCGTGATGACCACCGCCGACGACTGCCTCGGGGCCGATTCTCGAATCATCAGCGGCTGTCGAGACGAAGCACAGCCCGCTTGCACCACAGCGAACGCAACAATCGACGCTAACAATGAAGAGCGAATGATCATGGATTACGTAATACAGCTGTAGATGGCACTCGGTTCTCAGTCACCGTGCTGCGTCCTATAATTTTTCGCACGCGCGACGCCAACGTCCGAGAATGTTAGTAGCTGGCGATCAACCCCCGTTTCAATACTGAGAATCTCAACTGGATTGATCGCGACGGGTGATTTTCCTCGCAGCGCATTTCGCGGTTCATCCCGCTACCGACGTGGGTCGATG
This genomic window from Tepidisphaeraceae bacterium contains:
- a CDS encoding acetylxylan esterase, whose product is MMFQHDLPFDPTYGYNEAALRQVGASLGPPDFADFWQDLNARTRAIAPRPTLREIATPNHSDVKTYEIEYDSLDGFRVGGWITVPIDRTPRHGMVVGHGYGGREAPAYGPVFANAVAIFPCGRGFHRSARPDLPDNGARHVLYGIESRDTYLHGKCVADFWAAMNVLNELHPDLPTIHYFGSSFGGGIGAMALPWDTRLARAFLEVPSFGNHPLRLTMQCNGSGEAVRLYHQRHPEVVDVLQYFDSATAALHTHIPTLVSAALFDPAVPPPGQFAVHNALAGRKKLFVRQAGHFTYPDEAAEYQAVEREIVAWFGDELV
- a CDS encoding C45 family peptidase, with product MIRESAPRQSSAVVITPGAAVGAKTGATTQSVEQTFPVPVVYLSGSPAEMGAGHGKALGGTVRMLHEKYLMVFLAGGSERVMARLAANAFAALSLPEHRDEIAALAAGSAIDGRDTMLAQCFLDLTPMTACSTVTLPAAASNDGVARFGRNLDFPSLGVADKHTTLFIVKPADRYAFASVGWPGMIGVLSGMNEHGLSLANMEVTRSPRMPTGMPYTLLYRAVLEQCKTVDEAIAFLKNTPRQTANNLMLMDATGDRAVAEITPEGVVVRRADDRTALLSTNHQRGADLATPGRCSRYDYLLKQSTRDFGGIGERSVEAMLQHVGGAMTLQSMVFEPANRVIHLSAGTSAADRAFTRIELSPLFR